In one window of Oncorhynchus tshawytscha isolate Ot180627B unplaced genomic scaffold, Otsh_v2.0 Un_contig_6123_pilon_pilon, whole genome shotgun sequence DNA:
- the LOC112240917 gene encoding red-sensitive opsin-like, whose amino-acid sequence MCISPNVYIFVYISCVYLLCISLVYISLCISHVYISCVYLLCISLVYISCVYLLCISHAGIAGLWSLAVISWERWVVVCKPFGNVKFDAKWAMGGIIFSWVWSAFWCAPPIFGWSRYWPHGLKTSCGPDVFGGNEDPGVLSYMIVLMITCCFLPLGVIVFCYLFVWMAIRAVAAQQKDSESTQKAEKEVSRMVVVMIFAYCVCWGPYTAFACFAAANPGYAFHPLAAALPAYFAKSATIWNPVIYVFMNKQFRTCIMQLFGKVEEDGSEVSTSKTEVSTVAPA is encoded by the exons ATGTGTATATCTCCTaatgtgtatatctttgtgtataTCTCATGTGTATATCTCTTGTGTATATCTCTTGTGTATATCTCTTTGTGTATATCTCATGTGTATATCTCATGTGTATATCTCTTGTGTATATCTCTTGTGTATATCTCTTGTGTATATCTCTTGTGTATATCTCATGCAGGTATTGCTGGTCTGTGGTCTCTGGCTGTCATCTCCTGGGAGAGATGGGTGGTGGTGTGTAAGCCCTTTGGAAATGTCAAGTTTGATGCTAAATGGGCCATGGGAGGTATAATCTTCTCCTGGGTCTGGTCTGCTTTCTGGTGCGCCCCTCCTATCTTCGGCTGGAGCAG GTACTGGCCTCATGGACTGAAAACGTCCTGTGGACCTGATGTGTTCGGAGGTAATGAGGATCCTGGAGTCCTGTCATACATGATCGTTCTCATGATTACATGTTGCTTCCTGCCCCTGGGAGTGATCGTCTTCTGCTACCTGTTTGTGTGGATGGCCATCCGTGCC GTTGCCGCGCAGCAGAAAGACTCTGAGTCAACGCAGAAGGCTGAGAAGGAAGTATCCAGGATGGTTGTTGTCATGATTTTTGCTTACTGTGTATGCTGGGGACCTTACACAGCCTTTGCCTGCTTTGCTGCGGCTAACCCTGGGTATGCTTTCCACCCTCTGGCTGCTGCTCTGCCTGCCTACTTTGCCAAAAGCGCCACCATCTGGAATCCAGTGATCTATGTCTTCATGAATAAACAG TTCCGTACGTGCATCATGCAGCTCTTTGGCAAGGTAGAAGAAGATGGCTCGGAGGTGTCTACATCAAAAACAGAGGTTTCCACCGTGGCACCTGCATAA